One genomic region from Myxococcales bacterium encodes:
- a CDS encoding 1-deoxy-D-xylulose-5-phosphate reductoisomerase, producing the protein MKRISILGSTGSVGTQTLAVVAQNPEKFCVEALAAGKNVELLADQIKQFAPKLVSVADPQSAAELAKRVGEGVEIMVGDAGLEAVASVAPCDLVVAALVGAVGLRPTLAAIRAGRDVALANKEVMVMAGALMLREVKAHGVTLLPVDSEHSAIFQALSGQRSEDVSRIILTCSGGPFRGWDAERISRATIEQALNHPKWDMGRKISIDSASLMNKGLEVIEARWLFDVPPECIDVVVHPQSIVHSLVEFRDTSVIAQLGLPDMRVPIAVALAHPERLALEIPRLDLTQVARFDFEPPNRENFPCLDLAYRALAGSEAAPAVLNAANEASVAAFLDGSIAFGEIAAINERVLDEHLHERAGTRVGDIDEIVAADAWARERAQIAIEQFAPDQHAEGAA; encoded by the coding sequence GTGAAGCGCATTTCGATCCTGGGGAGCACAGGCAGCGTCGGCACCCAGACGCTTGCGGTGGTGGCGCAGAACCCGGAGAAGTTTTGCGTCGAGGCTCTTGCAGCGGGCAAGAACGTCGAATTGCTCGCGGACCAGATCAAGCAATTTGCTCCCAAGCTGGTTTCGGTGGCCGATCCCCAGTCCGCCGCGGAACTGGCGAAGCGCGTGGGGGAGGGAGTAGAGATCATGGTTGGCGATGCGGGCCTCGAGGCCGTCGCCAGCGTGGCGCCCTGCGACCTGGTGGTGGCCGCATTGGTCGGCGCCGTTGGGTTGCGCCCGACCCTGGCCGCGATTCGAGCGGGTCGCGATGTGGCATTGGCCAACAAAGAAGTCATGGTGATGGCCGGTGCGCTCATGTTGCGCGAGGTCAAAGCCCATGGCGTGACGCTCTTGCCCGTCGACAGCGAGCACAGCGCCATTTTCCAGGCCCTGTCGGGTCAGCGCAGCGAGGACGTCTCGCGCATTATTCTCACCTGCTCGGGGGGGCCCTTTCGGGGTTGGGATGCCGAGCGCATTTCACGAGCGACAATCGAACAAGCGCTCAACCACCCGAAGTGGGACATGGGACGCAAGATCAGCATCGACTCCGCCAGTCTGATGAACAAGGGGCTGGAGGTGATCGAAGCGCGCTGGTTGTTCGACGTTCCGCCGGAGTGCATCGACGTTGTGGTTCATCCTCAGTCGATCGTGCACTCCCTGGTCGAATTTCGCGATACCTCGGTGATTGCCCAACTCGGGCTACCCGACATGCGCGTCCCGATCGCGGTGGCGCTCGCCCATCCCGAACGATTGGCGCTGGAGATCCCACGCCTCGACCTCACGCAGGTCGCGCGATTCGACTTCGAGCCGCCCAACCGCGAGAATTTCCCCTGTCTCGATCTCGCCTATCGAGCGCTCGCAGGCAGCGAAGCAGCGCCCGCAGTGCTGAACGCCGCAAACGAAGCGAGCGTGGCCGCGTTCCTCGACGGAAGCATCGCCTTTGGTGAAATTGCTGCCATCAACGAACGCGTTCTCGACGAGCATCTGCACGAGCGAGCCGGAACACGCGTCGGTGACATCGACGAAATTGTCGCGGCCGACGCATGGGCCCGGGAGCGGGCACAAATCGCAATCGAACAATTCGCCCCCGACCAGCACGCCGAGGGGGCCGCATGA
- the rseP gene encoding RIP metalloprotease RseP, translating into MTILNYLFALIPMLGLLIFVHEFGHFIVAKACGVRVLKFSLGFGSPIGFGDMRLRWVRGGTEYVIAWFPLGGFVKMLGEQMQGVQGEEGDGSVPDARPDEYLSAKPTWQKLAITFAGPVMNLLLPIVAFVGILAVGMPQLSPVVGMVEAHSPAVAAGLRANDRVISIDGEAVTNWDGVAKAIRKHDDSPIHIRVLRKGDELSFEIPVQIRSGMDEFGGVIEIGWIGAGHRRLPTMIGVPLADSPAARAGLLSGDRVNLVGGAPVEDWETLAEVYAAANHGASLAVSVERGIGDAVETVELVVPAVATISELGVIPAAVLVRDVSDDMPAKLAGLASGDLILAVDGNPIGSFASFAEVVRTSGGRTLNITYARNGETRQVEIAPVESKIPGPFDITGMEQVVYLIGITHGFPTLPGVQHIEKILNPLASIPRATRMTIERSALFLRSMGKLISGEVGLENVSGPIGIAEVARKSLDMGWIVYINTMVFISINLGFLNLLPIPILDGGQALIFMVEGIKRSPLSLRSREIAQQIGLTFLLMLMGLAFWNDLSRHWGNFVEWLRGTGL; encoded by the coding sequence ATGACAATTCTCAACTATCTCTTCGCTTTGATCCCGATGCTCGGGCTGCTGATTTTCGTCCACGAATTTGGCCACTTCATTGTCGCAAAGGCGTGCGGTGTGCGGGTGCTCAAGTTTTCGCTCGGCTTCGGCTCTCCCATTGGCTTTGGTGACATGCGTCTGCGTTGGGTGCGCGGTGGGACCGAATACGTGATTGCCTGGTTCCCACTGGGCGGTTTCGTGAAGATGCTAGGCGAACAAATGCAAGGGGTGCAGGGCGAGGAAGGCGACGGTTCGGTCCCCGACGCCAGGCCCGACGAGTACCTCAGCGCAAAGCCGACCTGGCAGAAGCTCGCGATTACCTTTGCGGGCCCGGTCATGAATCTGCTGCTCCCGATTGTTGCTTTCGTCGGAATCCTGGCCGTCGGCATGCCACAACTCTCGCCGGTGGTGGGTATGGTCGAAGCCCATTCTCCGGCGGTAGCCGCGGGCTTGCGCGCCAATGATCGCGTCATCTCGATCGACGGCGAAGCGGTGACCAATTGGGACGGGGTCGCCAAGGCGATCCGCAAACACGACGACAGTCCCATTCACATCCGAGTGTTGCGCAAAGGGGACGAACTCTCCTTCGAGATTCCTGTGCAGATACGTTCAGGCATGGACGAGTTTGGCGGCGTGATCGAAATCGGCTGGATCGGTGCCGGACATCGGCGCTTGCCCACCATGATCGGTGTACCCCTGGCCGATTCTCCAGCCGCCCGGGCGGGATTGCTTTCGGGGGATCGCGTAAATCTCGTGGGTGGCGCTCCGGTCGAAGACTGGGAGACGCTCGCCGAGGTCTACGCCGCCGCAAACCACGGGGCGTCGCTGGCGGTAAGCGTCGAGCGCGGAATTGGCGACGCGGTCGAAACAGTGGAACTCGTGGTTCCGGCCGTAGCAACCATAAGCGAACTCGGGGTGATTCCCGCGGCCGTGCTGGTGCGGGACGTGAGCGACGACATGCCCGCCAAACTGGCGGGGTTGGCCAGTGGTGACCTGATTCTCGCGGTGGATGGCAATCCCATCGGGAGTTTCGCCAGCTTCGCCGAAGTCGTGCGCACCAGCGGAGGCCGGACACTCAATATCACCTATGCCCGCAACGGCGAGACGCGACAGGTTGAGATCGCGCCCGTCGAGAGCAAGATCCCCGGTCCGTTCGACATCACGGGAATGGAGCAGGTGGTCTATCTCATCGGGATCACCCACGGCTTTCCCACGCTGCCCGGGGTGCAACACATTGAAAAGATCCTCAATCCCCTGGCGTCAATTCCCAGGGCGACTCGGATGACGATCGAACGCTCGGCCTTGTTCCTGCGCAGCATGGGAAAGTTGATCAGTGGCGAAGTGGGACTCGAAAACGTCTCCGGTCCGATCGGGATCGCCGAGGTCGCGCGCAAATCCCTCGACATGGGCTGGATCGTCTATATCAACACCATGGTCTTCATCAGTATCAATCTCGGCTTTTTGAACCTGCTCCCGATTCCGATTCTCGATGGGGGCCAGGCGCTGATCTTCATGGTCGAAGGCATCAAGCGTTCCCCCCTTTCGTTGCGCAGTCGCGAAATCGCCCAGCAGATCGGTCTGACCTTCTTGCTCATGCTGATGGGCCTGGCCTTCTGGAACGATCTCTCCAGGCATTGGGGCAACTTCGTCGAATGGTTGCGCGGCACCGGACTGTGA
- the tsaB gene encoding tRNA (adenosine(37)-N6)-threonylcarbamoyltransferase complex dimerization subunit type 1 TsaB translates to MNSAGAASVKGGGELCLALCSATRIASVALLAGDKLVVERAAETDRQQAESLLPLIDRVLQESEIRIDDLAAIALSIGPGSFTNLRIGVATVKGLVLGTRVKVIPISTLQALAEASSDTAAVVVGALNAQRGEVYAAGFAGSDQGFAPREDVLPELVYSADELAERLPSGCRIVGDGALIVAERLRELRSDEIRCNLDEVLEPSASSIGRLALSHLAAGKDVAASALAPRYVRRAEAEVSRTAERFEPPSGV, encoded by the coding sequence GTGAACTCAGCCGGGGCGGCCAGTGTGAAGGGTGGGGGCGAACTTTGCCTCGCACTCTGTTCGGCGACCCGGATCGCGAGCGTGGCGCTGCTTGCGGGGGACAAGCTCGTGGTAGAGCGCGCCGCCGAGACCGACCGCCAGCAGGCCGAAAGTTTGCTGCCTCTGATCGACCGAGTCCTGCAGGAAAGCGAAATCCGGATCGACGATCTCGCCGCCATCGCGCTGTCGATCGGTCCGGGTTCTTTTACCAACTTGCGAATTGGCGTGGCCACGGTGAAGGGTCTCGTGTTGGGTACCCGGGTGAAGGTGATACCGATCTCTACCCTGCAGGCCCTCGCAGAAGCCAGTTCGGACACCGCGGCGGTGGTCGTGGGGGCGCTGAATGCCCAGCGCGGAGAGGTCTATGCGGCGGGCTTCGCGGGTTCGGATCAGGGCTTTGCTCCCCGGGAAGATGTATTGCCCGAACTCGTTTACAGCGCCGACGAGTTGGCCGAGCGATTGCCTTCGGGTTGCCGGATTGTCGGCGACGGGGCGTTGATCGTGGCTGAGAGGCTGCGGGAACTGCGGAGTGATGAGATCCGCTGCAACCTGGACGAAGTCCTGGAACCGAGTGCTTCGAGCATTGGCCGTCTCGCCCTGTCTCATCTGGCCGCGGGCAAGGACGTTGCGGCTTCGGCTCTCGCGCCGCGATATGTGCGCCGGGCCGAGGCAGAGGTCAGCCGGACCGCAGAGCGCTTCGAGCCGCCCAGCGGCGTCTGA
- the ilvC gene encoding ketol-acid reductoisomerase has translation MALNIYYDKDADLGRLEGKTVAIMGYGSQGHAHAQNLAASGVNVVVGLRKDSSSWSKVEAAGLSVTTVSEAASRADIIMLTLPDELAADVYANEIASNLEPGNYLCVAHGFNIHFEAITPPEDIGVFMVAPKGPGHTVRDHYENGKGVPCLVAVHQDPTGDTLQIALAYASAIGGGRAGIIETTFREETETDLFGEQAVLCGGLTALMKAGFETLVEAGYAPEMAYFECIHEVKLIVDLIYQDGIANMRYSVSNTAEYGDFVSGPRVIDADTKARMKDILTEIQNGEFAKRFILENKSGGIAFKAMRRQAAEHPMEEVGARLRGLMPWLKEGQLVDRAKN, from the coding sequence ATGGCACTCAACATCTATTACGACAAAGACGCAGATCTTGGCCGCCTGGAAGGCAAGACCGTGGCGATCATGGGCTATGGCAGCCAGGGGCACGCCCACGCCCAGAACCTCGCCGCTTCGGGAGTGAACGTGGTGGTCGGCCTGCGCAAGGATTCATCGAGTTGGTCGAAGGTCGAGGCCGCCGGGTTGTCCGTCACAACGGTCAGCGAAGCCGCGAGCCGCGCTGACATCATCATGCTGACACTCCCCGATGAACTCGCGGCGGATGTGTACGCCAACGAAATCGCGAGCAACCTCGAGCCCGGCAACTATCTCTGCGTGGCCCACGGATTCAATATTCATTTTGAAGCGATTACGCCGCCCGAAGACATCGGCGTGTTCATGGTGGCACCCAAGGGCCCCGGGCACACGGTTCGCGATCACTACGAAAACGGCAAAGGTGTGCCCTGCCTGGTCGCCGTGCATCAAGATCCCACCGGTGACACCCTGCAGATTGCACTCGCCTATGCGAGCGCGATCGGCGGTGGCCGCGCGGGCATCATTGAAACCACCTTCCGAGAAGAGACCGAAACCGATCTGTTCGGCGAGCAGGCTGTTCTGTGCGGTGGGCTGACGGCGCTGATGAAGGCGGGCTTCGAGACTCTGGTCGAAGCGGGCTATGCGCCCGAGATGGCCTACTTCGAGTGCATTCACGAGGTCAAGTTGATCGTCGACCTGATCTATCAGGACGGCATCGCCAACATGCGCTACTCGGTTTCGAATACCGCCGAGTACGGCGACTTTGTGAGTGGACCTCGGGTGATCGACGCCGATACCAAGGCGCGCATGAAAGATATCCTCACCGAGATTCAGAACGGCGAGTTTGCCAAGCGCTTCATCCTCGAGAACAAGTCCGGGGGCATTGCGTTCAAGGCCATGCGTCGTCAAGCCGCCGAACATCCGATGGAAGAAGTCGGCGCGCGTCTGCGCGGCCTGATGCCCTGGCTCAAGGAAGGGCAGTTGGTCGATCGCGCGAAGAACTAG